The genomic stretch AGCCGTAGCCGATCGTCGCGAGGGTCTCGACGCTGAAGTAGAAGCGATCCCAGAACGAGCCCGGGCGCGCGTTGATGATCGTCGCGTCGCCGACGTACAGGATCGCCGCGAACCCCAGGTTGATGACGAAGAACACGAGCGCGAACGCCAGGAACAGCCGCGTCCAGGTGGTCCGGCGGAGCGCGTGGTAGACGTCGGCCTGGACCGTCTCGCGCCACGACCGCGGCATGCCGCGCCGCTCGATCGCGGTGGTGCCGTCGGGGCGGAAGAAGCTCGGGCGCGGGCGCGGGGGCGCGGGTTCGGGCACGGCGCACTGTACCCGATGGTCAGCGCTCGCTCGGCGCGACCTCGACCACGGCCAGCCGGCCGCGCCGGACCAGCCGCAGCGGCACGCGGGCGCCGGCCGCGACCGCCCGCAGGCTGCGCACCAGCTCGTCGACCGAGGTGACCGCGTCGCCGCCCAGCCCGATGATCAGATCGCCGTCGCGCACGCCGGCGCGCGCGGCCGGGCTGCCGGCCTCGACGCTCATGACCTCGACCGCCGAGGTCGCGAGCACGCCGTGGGCCCGGGCCAGCCGGCGATCGAGGGGCCGGGTGGCGCCGCCGACGCCGAGGTACGCGCGCCGCACCCGACCGCGGGCCAGCAGCTCGGCCAGCACCCAGGCCGCGGTCGCCGCGCCGACCGCGAAGCCCAGGCCCTGCGAGCGCGCGATGATCGCGGTGTTGATCCCGACGATGCGCCCGCGGCTGTCGGCCAGCGGCCCGCCCGAGTTGCCCGGGTTGAGCTGCGCGGTGTGCTGGACCACGCCGTCGATCAGCCGGCCGTCCTTGCCGCGCAGGCTGCGCCCGAGCGCCGACACCACGCCGGCCGACACCGTCGACGAGAACCCCAGCGGGTTGCCGATCGCGACGACCAGCTGGCCGGGCCGCAGCGGCTCGGTCGCGAGCTGCCCGGGCGCGGGCGCCGCCAGCGCGACCGGGTCGGCGTGCAAGAGCGCCAGGTCGGTGGCCGGATCGGTGCCGACCACCCGGGCCGGCGTGAGCTCGCCGGCCGGCGCGCGCACCCGGACCGCGCGCGCGCCGTCGACGACGTGGTGGTTCGACAGCAGGTAGCCGTCGGGCGTGCACACCACCGCCGAGCCGGCGCCGTCGGCGCCGCGCAGCCGGCCGCGCTGGATCTCGACCGCGACCACCGCCGGCCCCAGGCGCTCGGCCACGCCGATCACCGCCTGCGAGTAGGCGTCGAGCGCGGCGCCGTCGTCGGCGCGCGCGGCCGCCGTCGTCACGGCCGGGCCCCGACGGTCGCGGTCAGCGCGGCGCGCACGCCGCCGCGCACCAGGTCGATCGCCACCTCGGCGTCGGGCCGATCGAACACCGCCAGCCGCAGATCGTCGGGCCCGGTCACCGGGGCGCCGTCGATCGCGATGACGACGTCGCCGACCAGGACGCCGGCGCGCGCGGCCGGGCCGTCGTCGTCGAGCGACACCACCAGCGCGCCGCGGCCGCGGCCGTCGGACACCGCCGCCGGGATCGCCGCCGGCTGGACGCCGACGCCCAGGTAGCCCCGGGCGATCCGGCCGTGGGCGCGCAGGCCCTCGACCACCCGGGCCAGGGTCGTGATCGGCACGCACAGATCGACGCCGGGGAAGAGCGTCCGGGTGTTCATGCCCAGCGCGCGTCCGGCCAGATCGACCAGCGGCCCGCCGGCGAACCCGCGCGGCAGCGCGCGGTCGGTCTCGAGGTAGCGGTCGACCCGGCCACCGGCCGGCGTGCGCACCGTCGGGCCGAGCACGCCGAGCGCGCGCATCGACGCGCGGATCGCGCGCCCGGGTCGCGCCAGCGCGAACGCGAGCTGGCCCGCGGCGACGCCGTCGAGCTCGCGCTGGGCGATCGGCGCCAGGCCGCCGCCGTCGACCGCGAGCAGCGCGACGTCGGTGCCGGGATCGCGGCCGAGCACGCGGGCCGGGCGCTCGACCACGTCGTCGCCATCGGCGATCGCGACGGTGGGCTCGTCGGGGGTGTGGAAGCTGGAGGTGACCACCAGCTCGTCGGTCCAGGCCAGGCCCGAGCCGGCGCCGCGCCGGCGCGCGACCCGGACCACGCTGGCGGCGGCGGCGGTGACCGCGCCGGTGAGGGCGCGATCGAGGGCGACGAGCGAGGCGTCGATGTCGGTGTGGTGTTGCATGACGCCATCGTGGGCCGCGCCGTCGTCGCCGCCCATCGGCCGTTGGGTCAGGCCTGCGCCTGTCATTCGGGCCGGCCCCTGCCCGATCGGTCAGGGCGATCGGCCGGCCGCGGTCGTCGGACCTGCCCTTGACGCCAGGGGTGAGGCGACCCACGTTGACCTCACGTTTTTTTTCACCTGGCGGCCCCCCGATGACGCGCAACCCCACCCTCTCGCCCTCCCAGACCTCGCACCTCGCGGCGCCGGCGGCGTTCGCCGTCCCGGTCCGGGTCGCGATCACCACCGACGACGCGCTCATGCGCGCCGGGGTCCAGCGGCTCCTGGCCACCGCGCCCGAGGTGGTCGTGGTCCCGGCCGCGGACGCCCAGGTGATGCTGCTCGATCTCGGCGCCGACCCGGCCCGGGCGCTGGCGCGCGTGCCCGAGCTGCGGCGCGCGGTGATGCCGGTGGTGGCGGTGGTGCCCGACGGCAGCTTCGTCGCGCCGGTGCTGGCCGCCGGCGCCCGCGGCGTGGTCCGCCGCGACTCGATCGGCCCCGAGTGGGGCGCGGCCCTGGCGGCGGTCGAGCGTGGCCTGACGGTGATCGACGCGCCGCTGGCCGCCAGCTTCGTGTCGAGCCGCCCGCCGACGGCCCCGCCGTCGCGCCCCGGCACCGGCCAGCTCACCGAACGCGAGCGCCAGGTCGTGGCGCTCCTGGCCGAGGGCCTGTCGAACAAGCTGGTCGCCGATCGCCTGGGCATCAGCGACCACACCGCCAAGTTCCACGTCAACGGCGTCATGGCCAAGCTCGGCGCCGGCACCCGCACCGAGGCGGTGGTCGAGGCCGTGCGCCGCGGCCTGGTCACGCTGTAGCTCGGTACCGGCATCGGCACCGAGGCGGTGGTCGAGGCGCGCGGCGGGGTCCGGTCACGCTGGAGCGAGCGCGGTCACGGCGGTCACGGCCCGAGGCCGACCCAGACCGCGCCGTCGTCGCCGAACTCCTTCTTCCAGATCGGCGCGCGGTCCTTGAGCCGATCGATCGCCGCCCGGCACGCGGTGAACGCCTCGGCCCGGTGCGGCGCCGCGGCCGCGATGACGACGGCGGCGTCGCCGATCGCCAGCGCGCCGACCCGGTGCTCGATCGCCACGCGCGCGCCCGGCACCTCGGCCTCGAGCTCGTCGACCAGCGCGCGGATCACCTTCTCGGCCATCTGGGCGTAGGCCTCGTACTCGAGCCGCTCGACCGTGACCCCGCGGCTGTGGCGCCGCACCAGGCCGGTGAACGTGCACACGCCGCCGGTCTCCGGCGTCACGACCGCGGCGACGCAGCGATCGAGCGACAGCGGCGCGTCGAGGATCGCGACGTGGATCCGATCGTTGCCGCCCGCCACCGGCGGATCAGCACCAGCTCGTCGCCGGCCACCAGCACCTGGGCGGCGTCGGTCATCGCCTGGTTGACGGCGATCCGGTAGTGGCCGCGCAGCCCGGCGATGATGGCGTGCTGGCCCTCGAGCGCCGCGATCGCGTCGCCGACGGTCGCGCCGTCGGGCAGCTCGAGCTCGTCGTCCGCGCGTCCGATCCGCTCGCGGAACACGGCGAAGTACAGCACCTGGATCCGCATGGTGGCCCTGTCGTACCGTGCCCCCATGGCGACGTCCAGCGACGAGCTGTCGGCCCACGGCCGCGCGGTCCGAGCCGCGATCCACGCGGTCGCGCGCCGGATCCCGCGCGGCAAGGTCGCCACCTACGGCCAGATCGCCGAGCTGGCCGGGTTCCCGGGCGGCGCGCGCGTGGCCGGCGCCGCGATGAAGACCTCGACGCCAGCCGATCGCCTGCCCTGGCAGCGCGTGGTCGGCAAGCGCGGAGGGCTCGGCGTCATCGCCATCCACGATCCCGTCGGCGCCGCGGTCCAGCGCGGGCTGCTCACCGACGAGGGCGTCGTCGTGAGCGAGCGCGGGACCATCGCGTTGGCGCGGTTCGGCTGGCTGCCGTCGGGCCGGGCCCCGCGCCCGCGCCGACGCTGACCTCGATCAAGGCCTGACCGCGCGGGCGCGGCTCGCCGGCCCGGCCGCGGGCCGCGCCCCGCCGACGCGCACCTCGGTCAGGGCGTATTGTCGGACGGCGGCGTGGCCTCGTTCGGCCGGGCGCTGTCGCTCGGGTACGGCGCGGTGACGCCGTCGCCCCGGGCCGGCGGCTGCGCCACGACCGGCGGGGGTGGCATCGCCGGCGGCGGCGCGACCCCGGGCCCGACGCCGCCACCCTCCTCGGGCTTCGGCGGCGGCGGCACGTCGTCGTGGATCTGCCGGCCCATCACCGGATCGAAGGTCGGCGACGGGCCGGGCGCCTCGACCTCGGGCACGGGCACGGGCACCGGCACGCCGGCGTCGATGATCCGGATCGGCTCGATCGGCGGCGCCTCGATGCGCGGCCGGTCGTTGCCGCTGCTGCCGCTGCTGCCGCTGCTGCCGGTGTCGTCGCGGGCGCCGTCGCACAGCGCGCCGATGCGGCGCACGTTCGACAGCTTGCCCATGAGCTTGATGTGGTGCATGCCCTGGGCGTCGATGATCGGGCTGCCGAAGTCGCAGGTGCTGCGGAACTTGGCCTCGCGGTCGTACAGCTCCTTGGAGCACTTGTACTTGATGCAGCCGGTGATCGTCGAGTCGGTGATCACCCGCGCCAGCTTGATCGTGACGTCGACGTCGGCCTCGCCGTCAGCCGAGGTCAGCTCGAAGGTGCGGCGCCGGGCCTCGCCCTTGACCACGTCGATCGCCAGCTTGAAGCGCCCGATCCGCAGCGCCGGGACCACGACGCCGTCCTTGGTCCAGACCTCGTCGCCGGGGCGCTTGCTGCTGGGGTAGATCTTGGCCTCGCCGTCGCCGACCGCGCAGCCGACCGTGCACGCCAGCTCGAACACGCCGTCGGCCTTGCTCCAGTCGTTCTTGACCAGCTTGAGGCGGACCTTGCCGTCGGCGTTGCCCGACATCGGCAGGCCGATCGCGTCGCTGACGCCGGGGATCATGGTCAGCGGGACCTTGCTCAGCGCGAACGCGAACGAGGTCTCGTTCTTCTGCTGCGCGATCGTGCCGGTGATCCTGCCCGTGCCGGTCGCGATGTCGAGGCCGATCTCGACCTTGCCCGACAAGAGCGGCGCGAACGCCAGATCGATCTCGACCCGCTTGAAGTACATCGTCGTGGTCGGCTGGCCGGCCACGGCCGCGCGCGACCGCAGGGTCACGGCCGTCAGGGCGAACCGCCCCGGCACCAGGCTGCGCTCGACGCCCCCGATCGTCACGTCGTACTTTGACGACAGCGCCTCGAGCGCGCGGTCGCGGATGCGGTCGTACGGGAAGGTCAGGTGCAGCGCGACCACGAAGGTGACCAGCGCCAGCGCGACGTAGCCGACGATACGGAGGATCGCGCGGGCGCGCGGTGACACGGTCATCTCAGCCCCCTGCCTTGGCCGAGCCCGAACCCGAGCCCGAGCCCGAGCCCGAGCCCGAGCCGCCCGGCGTCTCGGCGACCCGCGCGTAGGTCGAGATCTCCGCCGACAGGTCCATCTTCTCCTGGTCGCGGAAGTTGCGCTTGATCGACAGCGACGTCACCACCACCACCCGCGAGTCGGTCTCGATCGCCTGGAGGAAGTCCTTCACCTGGCTGATCGACAGGTCGCGGATCTCGACCGCGGCCGAGTGCACCACGAACTTGCCGCGCGGCGTCGGCGTGCGCGGGTTGACCCCCGGGATCGTGACGCCCGCGGTCTCGCCGGCCTTGTAGATGTAGCTCTCGAGCTTGACCGGCTCGGTCGTGATCGACGCGGCCGGGTTGTCGCCGAGCACGGGCTTGGCCGCGCCCCGGTACGCGGTCAGCCGCTGCAGCGCGGTCCGGGCCTGGGCGTTCTTGTGCTCGAGCGCGTCGAGCCCGTCCTTGATGGCCAGCGCGACGTACAGCACCATGACCACCACGAACGAGACGCCCAGCAGGAGCACCATGCGGCGCTCGCGCGGGCTGATCGACTCCCACTTGTCGCGGACCTTATCGAAGGCGGCCATGGCTACATGCACTCCGTGCGCATCGCGAACGAGAACAGCTTCTCGCCGTCCTTGCCGCTCTTCGAGGGCCCGCGCGAGATCTCCTTGATGCAGGTGATGCTCTTGAGCGCGCCCTCCAACGCGTCGATCTCCTCGGGCGTCTTGGCCGACCCCTCGAGGTTGACCTTGTTGTCCTTGATGTCGATCGACGTAACGTTCAGCGTGATCTTGTCTCGGGTCGGCAGCTTGCCGTTGATCTCGAGCAGGAGGTCGTAGGCCGACATCTTCGGCATCGGCGACTCGCCGTTGCCGCCGCTGCCGCCGGACAGCGACAACAGCGCCTTGACGGTCTTGGGCTGGCCGTCGAACACCTCGGCCGACTCGGTCGCGACCCGCTGGGTCAGCGTCTTCTCGGCCTTGCGCAGGGTCTTCATCGACGCGTAGGCCGAGCCGCCCGCGAACGCCATGACCACCAGCGCCGCGGCGCCGATCTGCATGAGCCGGGTCTTCAGGAAGGTCATGTCGACCTTGAAGGCCAGCGGGCCCTGGCGCAGATCGAAGCTGGCGCGCCCGCCGGCGACGTCGAGCGCGGTCGCCACCGCCAGCGCGCCGCCGTCGACCGCGCCGGCCTCGGCCAGGCGCGGGGTCAGGAAGGTGGCGGCGTCGGCCGCGGTGATCGTCGCGACCGGCAGCTTGAGCTCGTCGGCGATGAACCCGGTCAGGCCGCGCAGGCGGCTGCCGCCGCCGCACACGATCACGCGCCCGACCTCGACCCCGGTCTTGGCCCGGGCCGCGGCCAGGCTCTGCCGCAGCTCGCGCACCCACGGGTGCAGCTCGCTGACCAGCACCTCGTGCACGCGCTGCCAGGCCTCGCTCGGGGCCGGGTTGCCGCTCGACGCGACGAAGCCGTCGGTGTGCTTGGCGTGCTCGGCGTCGGCGACCGGCAGGCGCCAGTTCTTGACGATCGCGTCGGTGACGTGGCGCCCGCCGCGCGTGAACGTGCGCGAGCCGACCGCCCTGCCGCCGCGAGCGATCACCACGTGGGTGTGCTCGTGGCCGATGTCGACGACCGCGGTCGCGACGCCGTCGCTCGAGCGATCGAGCCGCGCCAGGGCCGCGACCGGCACCAGGCCCCGGGCCTCGGCCCCGGCGGCCTCGGTCAGCGCCACCAGCTCCCGGGCGCGGGCCAGCCGCATCGAGTAGGTCAGGACCCGCATGCCCTCGGCCGGCGCCGCGATCCGCCCGCGCACCGGCGCCCCTGGATCGATCGCCGGCCCGACGTGGGCCGGCAGCGGCTCGCACGCGTAGACCAAGTCCTCGAGATCGATCGGGACCACGCCCTCGAGCTCGGCCCCGACCGCCTTCTCGAGATCGGGCCGGCGCAGCGCCTTGAAGCCGAACTCGAGCACGTGCACGAACACCTGGGCCCCGCCGACGGCGAGGTAGCCGACGTCCTTGTCGAGCTTGTGCTCGCGCACGATCGCGGCCAGCACGCGGCCGGCGCGCTGCTCGTAGGGCTCGTCGCCCGGCGGCACGACCCGCTCGACGATCTCGCCGACGGTGGCGTGCCGGAAGCCGGGGCTGGCGATCGCGACCTTGACGCTCCAGGCGCCCAGATCGACGGCGAACACGCGGCTCATGGTTGGTTCCTCGATGATGCGACGGTCACGCGCTACTCCTCGCGCAGGTACAGCCAGGCCCCGTTGTTGCGGCCGGGCGGAAGCTTGGTGCGGACGCGGCTCTGCTGCAGGACGGTGTCCTGGTCCCAGGTGCCACGGATCGTGCGGCGGAGCGGGTTGAGCACGCCGCCGCGGGTGACCTCGCCGTAGACCTCGACGTCGTAGACCCGCAGGGTGCCGGCGGCGGCGATCTCGTCGACCCGACGCTGGTCGAGCTCGATGCCGGTCAGGCCGGGCGGCAGCTGGATCAGCGGCGGCGGCGCGGCGCCGGTGGTGCCGTCGGCGCTGTCGGCGCCGGTCATCGCCGCGACCTCGGCGGCCGGGTCCTTGACGAACCGCACGAACGACGCGGTGTCCTGGAAC from Myxococcales bacterium encodes the following:
- a CDS encoding type II secretion system protein M, yielding MAAFDKVRDKWESISPRERRMVLLLGVSFVVVMVLYVALAIKDGLDALEHKNAQARTALQRLTAYRGAAKPVLGDNPAASITTEPVKLESYIYKAGETAGVTIPGVNPRTPTPRGKFVVHSAAVEIRDLSISQVKDFLQAIETDSRVVVVTSLSIKRNFRDQEKMDLSAEISTYARVAETPGGSGSGSGSGSGSGSAKAGG
- the gspN gene encoding type II secretion system protein GspN; this encodes MTVSPRARAILRIVGYVALALVTFVVALHLTFPYDRIRDRALEALSSKYDVTIGGVERSLVPGRFALTAVTLRSRAAVAGQPTTTMYFKRVEIDLAFAPLLSGKVEIGLDIATGTGRITGTIAQQKNETSFAFALSKVPLTMIPGVSDAIGLPMSGNADGKVRLKLVKNDWSKADGVFELACTVGCAVGDGEAKIYPSSKRPGDEVWTKDGVVVPALRIGRFKLAIDVVKGEARRRTFELTSADGEADVDVTIKLARVITDSTITGCIKYKCSKELYDREAKFRSTCDFGSPIIDAQGMHHIKLMGKLSNVRRIGALCDGARDDTGSSGSSGSSGNDRPRIEAPPIEPIRIIDAGVPVPVPVPEVEAPGPSPTFDPVMGRQIHDDVPPPPKPEEGGGVGPGVAPPPAMPPPPVVAQPPARGDGVTAPYPSDSARPNEATPPSDNTP
- a CDS encoding MGMT family protein, with the translated sequence MATSSDELSAHGRAVRAAIHAVARRIPRGKVATYGQIAELAGFPGGARVAGAAMKTSTPADRLPWQRVVGKRGGLGVIAIHDPVGAAVQRGLLTDEGVVVSERGTIALARFGWLPSGRAPRPRRR
- the pilM gene encoding pilus assembly protein PilM, coding for MSRVFAVDLGAWSVKVAIASPGFRHATVGEIVERVVPPGDEPYEQRAGRVLAAIVREHKLDKDVGYLAVGGAQVFVHVLEFGFKALRRPDLEKAVGAELEGVVPIDLEDLVYACEPLPAHVGPAIDPGAPVRGRIAAPAEGMRVLTYSMRLARARELVALTEAAGAEARGLVPVAALARLDRSSDGVATAVVDIGHEHTHVVIARGGRAVGSRTFTRGGRHVTDAIVKNWRLPVADAEHAKHTDGFVASSGNPAPSEAWQRVHEVLVSELHPWVRELRQSLAAARAKTGVEVGRVIVCGGGSRLRGLTGFIADELKLPVATITAADAATFLTPRLAEAGAVDGGALAVATALDVAGGRASFDLRQGPLAFKVDMTFLKTRLMQIGAAALVVMAFAGGSAYASMKTLRKAEKTLTQRVATESAEVFDGQPKTVKALLSLSGGSGGNGESPMPKMSAYDLLLEINGKLPTRDKITLNVTSIDIKDNKVNLEGSAKTPEEIDALEGALKSITCIKEISRGPSKSGKDGEKLFSFAMRTECM
- a CDS encoding PDZ domain-containing protein — encoded protein: MQHHTDIDASLVALDRALTGAVTAAAASVVRVARRRGAGSGLAWTDELVVTSSFHTPDEPTVAIADGDDVVERPARVLGRDPGTDVALLAVDGGGLAPIAQRELDGVAAGQLAFALARPGRAIRASMRALGVLGPTVRTPAGGRVDRYLETDRALPRGFAGGPLVDLAGRALGMNTRTLFPGVDLCVPITTLARVVEGLRAHGRIARGYLGVGVQPAAIPAAVSDGRGRGALVVSLDDDGPAARAGVLVGDVVIAIDGAPVTGPDDLRLAVFDRPDAEVAIDLVRGGVRAALTATVGARP
- a CDS encoding response regulator transcription factor; this encodes MTRNPTLSPSQTSHLAAPAAFAVPVRVAITTDDALMRAGVQRLLATAPEVVVVPAADAQVMLLDLGADPARALARVPELRRAVMPVVAVVPDGSFVAPVLAAGARGVVRRDSIGPEWGAALAAVERGLTVIDAPLAASFVSSRPPTAPPSRPGTGQLTERERQVVALLAEGLSNKLVADRLGISDHTAKFHVNGVMAKLGAGTRTEAVVEAVRRGLVTL
- a CDS encoding trypsin-like peptidase domain-containing protein, which translates into the protein MTTAAARADDGAALDAYSQAVIGVAERLGPAVVAVEIQRGRLRGADGAGSAVVCTPDGYLLSNHHVVDGARAVRVRAPAGELTPARVVGTDPATDLALLHADPVALAAPAPGQLATEPLRPGQLVVAIGNPLGFSSTVSAGVVSALGRSLRGKDGRLIDGVVQHTAQLNPGNSGGPLADSRGRIVGINTAIIARSQGLGFAVGAATAAWVLAELLARGRVRRAYLGVGGATRPLDRRLARAHGVLATSAVEVMSVEAGSPAARAGVRDGDLIIGLGGDAVTSVDELVRSLRAVAAGARVPLRLVRRGRLAVVEVAPSER